One genomic window of Chanos chanos chromosome 13, fChaCha1.1, whole genome shotgun sequence includes the following:
- the aqp8b gene encoding aquaporin-8b — translation MAEEKLELNNMESDLLSNPKGKAKENLNSYERVFQPCIAEIIGTMFFVFIGCVSVIENVEATGRLQPALVHGLAVAVLVACMAEISGAHFNPPFTIAIYICGGIQLKKALSYLVCQLIGGVLGAGLAKVMTIKENYANAEGAAFTIVKSDDQLMRALFAEMAMTCLITTVVLLAALNAKTKSPLAPFLIGCTVIINVLAGGDISGTCLNPARALGPAVMTGYWTYHWIYWVGPITGGIVAAALVRVLLGDRKTRVLMK, via the exons ATGGCAGAGGAAAAGCTTGAGTTAAACAATATGGAATCTGATTTGTTGAGCAATCCTAAGGGAAAAGCTAAAGAAAACCTTAATAGCTACGAACGCGTTTTCCAACCCTGTATCGCTGAGATAATAGGGaccatgttttttgtttttattggctGTGTTTCGGTGATTGAGAATGTGGAAGCTACAGGCAGACTACAGCCAGCTCTGGTGCATGGACTTGCAGTAGCTGTCTTAGTGGCATGTATGGCAGAGATAAG TGGTGCACATTTCAACCCTCCTTTCACCATTGCCATCTATATCTGTGGAGGTATACAGCTGAAAAAGGCGCTCTCTTACCTGGTCTGCCAGCTCATTGGAGGTGTGCTTGGGGCAGGCCTGGCAAAA GTGATGACCATAAAAGAAAACTACGCCAATGCAGAGGGAGCTGCGTTCACCATTGTTAAATCTGATGATCAGCTCATGAGGGCATTGTTTGCAGAGATGGCCATGACATGCCTCATCACTACTGTAGTGCTGCTGGCTGCTCTCAATGCCAAGACCAAAAGCCCTTTAGCACCGTTCCTGATTGGCTGCACCGTCATCATTAACGTGTTGGCAGG GGGTGATATCTCTGGTACATGTCTCAATCCGGCGCGAGCCTTGGGACCTGCAGTAATGACGGGCTACTGGACGTACCACTGGATCTACTGGGTTGGTCCTATTACTGGTGGCATTGTTGCAGCAGCCTTAGTGAG GGTTCTGCTCGGAGACCGAAAGACACGAGTCCTTATGAAGTAA
- the LOC115826002 gene encoding aquaporin-8-like: MDHSESKAELCDMSVISCKEELNEQKVTVKKRVSVFQNYIQPCLAELVGSTLFIFIGCLSVIENVEGTGSLQPALAHGIALSIVIAVLGEISGGHFNPAVTLSVYLIGGLNVILLLPYMLVQMCGGMIGAGLAKVMSPTQNYLNASGGAFNVVKDADQVGSAVIAEVVMTVLLTMAVCMGAVNGKTRSLLAPFCIGLAVGTDILAGGRISGASMNPARAFGPAVVADYWLYHWIYWVGPFAGALITASLIRLGLGDEKVRLFLK; encoded by the exons ATGGACCACAGTGAGTCAAAAGCAGAGCTTTGTGACATGTCAGTCATATCCTGTAAAGAGGAGCTGAATGAGCAGAAAGTCACGGTGAAGAAAAGGGTCAGTGTGTTTCAAAACTACATTCAGCCCTGTCTGGCTGAACTGGTGGGTTCAactctcttcatcttcattGGTTGCCTGTCCGTTATTGAGAATGTGGAGGGCACAGGGAGCCTGCAGCCTGCCCTGGCACATGGAATAGCACTGAGCATTGTCATTGCAGTGTTAGGAGAGATCAG CGGTGGCCATTTCAACCCTGCAGTAACTCTGTCTGTGTACTTGATTGGGGGACTCAATGTCATTCTACTCTTACCATATATGCTTGTCCAAATGTGTGGTGGAATGATCGGAGCAGGTCTGGCCAAG GTGATGTCTCCGACTCAGAACTACCTCAACGCCTCCGGCGGAGCGTTTAACGTGGTGAAGGATGCGGATCAGGTTGGGTCAGCTGTCATAGCAGAGGTGGTCATGACGGTTCTCTTGACCATGGCAGTGTGCATGGGGGCAGTGAATGGAAAGACACGCAGTCTGCTTGCTCCTTTCTGTATCGGCCTGGCTGTGGGCACTGATATCTTGGCAGG GGGGAGAATCTCAGGTGCCTCTATGAATCCAGCTCGAGCCTTCGGCCCAGCAGTGGTTGCCGATTACTGGTTGTACCACTGGATCTACTGGGTAGGACCTTTTGCCGGGGCTCTGATCACTGCAAGTCTCATTAG GTTGGGTTTGGGTGACGAGAAAGTCCGATTGTTCTTAAAGTGA